The following proteins are encoded in a genomic region of Brachypodium distachyon strain Bd21 chromosome 1, Brachypodium_distachyon_v3.0, whole genome shotgun sequence:
- the LOC100827620 gene encoding late embryogenesis abundant protein 3: MAEARSRLDCRVYSEAEPSYQGREFAAEPVAPRDDAEFVAERLAHRGDDGVVDEGYDTKVKISEALEAAARAVGGDPVERSDAAAIRAAEARAVGAPIPGGVAEQAQAAADANAGAEREEDKVTIADVVAWNATAKLPTDKAVTEEDAAAVAEAEAAHGAPDGAAARGKPYGVGEALAAAARHNQEDVLVGKTITDCS, from the exons ATGGCGGAAGCCCGGTCCAGACTAGACTGCCGGGTCTATTCCGAGGCCGAGCCCAGTTACCAGGGCCGGGAGTTCGCCGCCGAGCCCGTTGCCCCGAGGGACGATGCCGAGTTCGTCGCCGAGCGGCTCGCGCACAGGGGAGACGATGGCGTCGTCGACGAAGGGTACGACACCAAGGTGAAGATCTCGGAggcgctggaggcggcggcgagggccgtCGGGGGCGACCCCGTGGAGCGGTCGGACGCGGCGGCGATACGCGCTGCGGAGGCGCGCGCCGTCGGCGCGCCCATCCCCGGCGGGGTCGCCGAGCAGgctcaggcggcggcggacgccaACGCCGGGGCCGAGCGCGAGGAGGACAAGGTCACCATCGCCGACGTCGTCGCG TGGAACGCGACGGCGAAGCTGCCGACGGACAAGGCGGTGacggaggaggacgcggcagccgtggcggaggcggaggcggcgcacgGCGCACCGGATGGCGCTGCGGCGAGGGGCAAGCCGTACGGGGTGGGCGAGgcgcttgcggcggcggcgaggcacaACCAAGAGGACGTGCTCGTCGGCAAAACCATTACGGACTgttcctga
- the LOC112269727 gene encoding mitochondrial import inner membrane translocase subunit TIM17-3-like: MIKTDSVFAPSMSATEYSDRNHARNPRFMGSSSGTPARTPFPDCLVHEAGTGFILGGTFGSAFHFLGGLRNSPAGHRLAGGAQAVGANAPRLAGSATGFFVLFSAVENAALYARGKDDPWNTIVASAGANGLRSMRRGARAACRSALVGAAIWGFFEAVAIGLHHPLPPP; this comes from the coding sequence ATGATCAAGACAGATTCCGTGTTTGCTCCATCAATGTCTGCTACAGAGTACTCAGATCGAAACCACGCACGCAATCCCCGATTCATGGGCTCGTCGTCGGGAACGCCCGCGCGGACGCCGTTCCCGGACTGCCTCGTCCACGAGGCGGGCACCGGCTTCATCCTCGGTGGCACGTTCGGCTCAGCCTTCCACTTCCTCGGGGGCCTCCGCAACTcgcccgccggccaccgcctcgccggcggcgcccagGCCGTCGGCGCGAACGCGCCCCGCCTCGCCGGCTCTGCGACAGGCTTTTTCGTCCTCTTTTCCGCCGTCGAGAACGCCGCGTTGTACGCGCGCGGGAAGGACGACCCGTGGAACACCAtcgtcgcctccgccggcgccaacGGCCTCCGCTCCATGCGCAGAGGGGCCAGGGCTGCTTGCAGATCCGCGCTCGTTGGCGCCGCCATCTGGGGCTTCTTCGAGGCTGTCGCCATCGGTCTCCATCACCCACTCCCTCCACCCTGA
- the LOC100827932 gene encoding uncharacterized protein LOC100827932 translates to MLSTSTDYLHSGGNDINGGNGSRPLGRECVSWTEEMSGYLIDALLHQQVIGNRTAEGRFHTTAFDNVINLVSGKFGVNIDRSHIKNRLKHVKDTFHECESLFGKESGIKWNQGTRRFHADPQVWREFIERKPEAKRWMTKTINHYDRLLELFGKDRERSPAVSSPKVNPKQKAQIEPSKERPPDKKVRVEPPKERSGRQWMPSDGLQLDVVQSSNQPLNAGEVRAEVVTEKNIPRELHLSELCRSENGLVAIPVCANAYGKGLPYAPENWPLDGDEWYWKVGNRSAAGGHWVDRYLIPPSRFRDATGKKTSFTSRLKVEEFIKKDFPDVDPSTFFSKFIWKIPAEESINQRGTQQVRLHEPESGFPDPAGPCKARNNSCNLEREGFIESSALHDCQICCPEPNFCRECCCILCGRVVDNSFGGYSYIKCKEVVKDNYICGHVAHLDCALRCYMTGTVGGTIGLDVQYYCRWCDKKTNLMMHVEKLLETCRSLESRDEIEPILNMGLCILRGSEQAKAKDLENYMGSALAKMKSGVDLAEVWKIENGDGMSIPSSGELSPPITDVTLLGVEQKYPYLSDPLAANEAVENLPIFITGDHNVMSAKFENEIDRALLELKRSQEAEFRLAEQRLYSQRDYILSLYRQLESDRSELADPKPLSDSSRYNVLVSNITTLVNQAKREEEKFKAMLKVSKGFGKTSAKVVQEHFGLSAD, encoded by the exons ATGCTCAGCACTTCCACAGACTACTTGCACTCCGGTGGCAACGACATCAATGGAGGCAATGGCTCCAGACCACTCGGGAGGGAGTGCGTTTCATGGACCGAGGAAATGAGCGGATACCTCATCGACGCTCTTCTTCATCAGCAGGTCATCGGGAACAGGACCGCCGAGGGCAGGTTCCACACAACCGCCTTTGACAATGTCATCAACTTGGTCTCTGGTAAATTCGGGGTCAACATCGACCGCTCGCACATCAAGAACCGTCTCAAGCATGTGAAGGATACCTTCCATGAATGTGAGAGTCTCTTCGGTAAGGAGAGCGGCATAAAGTGGAACCAGGGCACCAGGAGGTTCCATGCCGACCCACAAGTTTGGAGAGAATTTATTGAG AGAAAACCAGAAGCAAAGAGATGGATGACGAAGACTATCAACCATTACGATAGGTTGTTAGAATTATTTGGCAAGGATAGGGAGAGATCTCCAGCGGTCTCGAGTCCAAAAGTTAATCCGAAACAGAAGGCACAAATAGAACCATCAAAAGAGAGACCTCCGGACAAAAAGGTGCGAGTTGAACCGCCAAAAGAGAGATCTGGACGTCAATGGATGCCATCGGATGGCTTGCAGTTAGACGTTGTCCAAAGTTCAAATCAACCGCTGAATGCAGGCGAG GTGCGTGCTGAGGTGGTAACAGAAAAAAACATACCCAGGGAACTTCATTTATCAGAATTGTGCAGAAGTGAGAATGGCCTTGTTGCTATACCTGTTTGTGCTAATGCTTATGGTAAAGGTTTACCCTATGCACCTGAAAATTGGCCACTTGATGGGGATGAATGGTACTGGAAAGTGGGAAACAGATCTGCTGCGGGAGGGCACTGGGTTGACAG GTATCTTATTCCGCCCTCTCGTTTTCGTGATGCTACTGGCAAGAAGACATCATTCACTAGTAGATTAAAAGTTGAAGAATTTATCAAGAAAGACTTTCCAGATGTTGACCCTAGTACATTCTTTTCTAAGTTTATTTGGAAGATTCCTGCTGAAGAAAGCATTAATCAAAGAG GAACTCAGCAAGTTAGACTCCATGAACCCGAAAGTGGCTTTCCTGATCCAGCGGGACCATGCAAGGCTCGGAATAACTCATGCAATCTTGAGAGAGAAGGATTTATTGAATCATCAGCACTACATGATTGTCAAATCTGCTGCCCAGAGCCTAATTTCTGTCGTGAATGCTGTTGCATTCTCTGCGGCAGAGTTGTTGACAATTCCTTTGGAGGCTATAGCTACATAAAGTGCAAGGAAGTTGTGAAAGATAACTATATATGTGGGCATGTAGCGCATCTTGATTGTGCTCTTCGATGTTACATGACTGGAACTGTTGGAGGAACAATTGGCTTGGATGTGCAATATTACTGCAGGTGGTGTGATAAGAAAACTAACTTGATGATGCATGTGGAGAAACTCTTGGAAACATGCCGATCTCTTGAATCAAGGGATGAAATTGAGCCTATCCTGAATATGGGCTTATGCATCTTGCGTGGTTCAgagcaagcaaaagcaaaagacTTGGAGAACTATATGGGGTCAGCTCTGGCAAAG ATGAAATCTGGGGTTGATCTTGCTGAAGTCTGGAAAATTGAAAATGGTGATGGCATGTCAATACCGAGTTCAG GAGAACTTTCCCCACCTATTACTGATGTCACATTGCTAGGCGTTGAGCAGAAGTACCCATATCTAAGTGATCCACTGGCTGCTAATGAAGCTGTCGAAAACCTTCCAATTTTCATTACTGGTGATCACAACGTTATGTCTGCCAAATTTGAGAATGAGATAGACCGGGCCCTTCTAGAACTGAAGAGATCTCAGGAAGCAGAATTCAGGCTGGCAGAGCAGAGGCTCTATTCCCAGAGAGATTACATCCTCAGTCTGTACCGGCAGCTTGAGTCCGACAGGTCCGAGCTTGCAGATCCTAAGCCCTTATCCGATAGTTCAAGATACAACGTGCTTGTCTCCAATATTACTACCCTGGTGAATCAGGCGAAGCGTGAGGAGGAAAAGTTCAAGGCCATGCTGAAAGTTTCTAAAGGATTCGGCAAAACATCGGCAAAGGTCGTCCAGGAGCATTTTGGGTTATCTGCTGATTAG
- the LOC112269998 gene encoding late embryogenesis abundant protein D-34-like — translation MSQGQPRRMSEAEGEKARQPPQDRPVKYGDVFDVSGSLAAQPVAPRDAALMQSAEDSVLGLGQTQKGGPAAAMQSAATVNARAGHVGRGQLSGLAADEGVAVTETQLPGRRVVTESVAGQTVGQFVAPEPVAATAPGGALGKDAVTIGRALEAAAASAAGGKPVDQSDAAAIMAAETRATGSDETVPGGVAATAQSAADMNDRTMCDANKVKLRDVLSDARSKLPADKGATREDAERVVSAEIRNKPNMSTTPGGVADAVTTAARLNQERA, via the exons ATGAGCCAGGGGCAGCCGAGGAGGATGTCCGAGGCCGAGGGCGAGAAGGCCCGGCAGCCGCCGCAGGACAGGCCCGTCAAGTACGGCGACGTGTTCGACGTCTCCGGCTCCCTAGCGGCGCAGCCCGTGGCGCCGAGGGACGCGGCGCTGATGCAGTCCGCAGAGGACTCCgtgctgggcctgggccaGACGCAGAAGGGCGGGCCGGCCGCGGCCATGCAGTCCGCCGCCACGGTCAACGCGCGCGCCGGCCACGTGGGCCGTGGGCAGCTCTCCGGCCTGGCCGCCGACGAGGGCGTGGCCGTCACCGAGACCCAGCTCCCAGGCCGCCGCGTCGTCACCGAGTCCGTGGCTGGGCAGACCGTGGGCCAGTTCGTCGCGCCCGAGCCCGTGGCCGCTACGGCCCCCGGCGGCGCGCTGGGCAAGGACGCCGTGACGATCGGGCGCGCGctcgaggccgccgcggcctcggcCGCGGGCGGGAAGCCCGTGGACCAGAGCGATGCGGCGGCCATCATGGCCGCCGAGACGCGCGCCACGGGGTCCGACGAGACCGTCCCGGGGGGCGTCGCGGCCACGGCGCAGTCGGCCGCGGACATGAACGACCGCACCATGTGCGACGCGAACAAGGTCAAGCTCCGGGACGTCCTCTCG GATGCGAGGAGCAAGCTGCCGGCGGACAAGGGGGCGAcgagggaggatgccgagagGGTCGTGTCGGCTGAGATCCGGAACAAGCCCAACATGTCGACCACGCCGGGCGGCGTGGCGGACGCGGTgaccacggcggcgcggctcaACCAGGAGCGCGCGTAG
- the LOC100838340 gene encoding uncharacterized protein LOC100838340 yields MAAPFFSTPFQPYVYQSQQGSVTAFQISGGDVQVVQVMVKSHEKLTVKPGTMCYMSGNIQMDNNYLHENDGGMWQWIFGKSITSTVFFNPGPDDGYVGISAPFPGRILPIDLANFGGELLSQADAFLCSVNDVSVTSTADQRPRNNEIGAEMILKQKLRGQGMAFIVGGGSVMQKILAPREVITVDAACIVAMTTTINFQLKNHTQLRRAVFGGDNQLTASLTGPGVVFIQSLPFTRLSQRIASRSMAAPSLRDNPKFFIQIVMFFFLAYVMIVSSIILTDV; encoded by the exons atggccgcgcccTTCTTCTCCACGCCCTTCCAGCCTTACGTCTACCAG AGCCAACAAGGATCTGTGACGGCGTTTCAGATATCCGGTGGAGATGTGCAGGTCGTGCAG GTAATGGTGAAGTCACATGAGAAGTTGACTGTGAAACCAG GTACAATGTGCTACATGTCTGGGAACATTCAGATGGACAATAATTACTTGCATGAAAATGATGGAGGCATGTGGCAGTGGATATTTGGAAAAAGCATAACCAGCACAGTTTTCTTCAATCCTGGCCCTGATGATGGATATGTTGGGATTTCTGCACCATTTCCTGGGAGGATACTGCCG ATAGATTTGGCGAACTTTGGTGGGGAACTTCTTAGCCAG GCAGATGCTTTTCTTTGCTCAGTCAATGATGTGTCCGTCACAAGTACAGCTGATCAGAGACCGCGGAACAATGAAATTGGCGCAGAG ATGATCCTGAAACAGAAGCTTAGAGGTCAAGGGATGGCCTTCATTGTCGGCGGTGGATCAG TAATGcagaaaattcttgctccCCGGGAGGTAATTACTGTTGATGCTGCTTGTATTGTCGCTATGACAACCACCATCAATTTTCAGTTAAAGAACCATACCCAACTAAGAAGAGCAGTCTTCGGG GGCGACAACCAGCTTACAGCATCTCTTACAGGACCCGGTGTGGTTTTCATTCAGAGCCTACCCTTCACTCGGCTCTCACAGCGCATTGCGAG TAGATCAATGGCGGCCCCAAGCTTGAGAGACAACCCCAAGTTCTTCATCCAGATCgtcatgttcttcttcctcgcatATGTCATGATTGTATCATCAATAATTCTGACGGATGTCTAG